Proteins encoded within one genomic window of Episyrphus balteatus chromosome 1, idEpiBalt1.1, whole genome shotgun sequence:
- the LOC129913374 gene encoding uncharacterized protein LOC129913374 gives MLSYKFISIKSIPTSAHPFRQFRNLPFPCPFPPLTRYKSEFGGKCKCIQTNIPHPPRDPPENYNPTSFCHCAFRKPKNIQPLVFRPMETYEILGPNASKKKVYKNPEYFAYHRFSHVDLFMNAMRIRMEKRMQQMCPSSEKAEECQEENEDSDEDFEEENKKNSVEQKGDIKNDCKTHKKGK, from the coding sequence ATGTTGtcatacaaatttatttcaataaaatctaTTCCAACATCAGCACATCCTTTTCGACAATTTCGAAATTTGCCATTTCCATGTCCTTTTCCTCCTTTGACACGATACAAATCTGAATTTGGTGGCAAATGTAAATGCATTCAAACAAATATTCCGCATCCGCCAAGAGATCCCCCTGAGAATTACAATCCGACATCCTTTTGCCACTGTGCATTTAGAAAGCCAAAAAACATTCAACCACTAGTGTTTCGTCCTATGGAAACCTACGAGATACTTGGACCGAATGCGTCTAAGaaaaaagtctacaaaaatCCAGAATATTTTGCATATCATCGGTTTTCTCATGTCGATCTGTTTATGAATGCAATGCGCATCCGAATGGAGAAAAGAATGCAACAAATGTGTCCTTCTTCTGAGAAAGCTGAGGAATGCCAGGAAGAAAACGAAGATAGTGATGAGGATTTTGaggaagaaaataagaaaaattccGTGGAGCAGAAAGGTGATATAAAAAATGATTGCAAAACTCATAAAAagggaaaatag